A genomic window from Aurantimicrobium photophilum includes:
- the rsmH gene encoding 16S rRNA (cytosine(1402)-N(4))-methyltransferase RsmH codes for MTLNDIHTPVLLERCVELLAPALEKPGAVLVDATLGMGGHSEAFLTRFPELTLVGLDRDTDALAIAGERLARFGDRVHLVHTVYDGIADALDGLGITSVDGILFDLGVSSLQLDRAERGFAYSQDAPLDMRMNQTEGITAADVIATYSEHELRNIFHKYGDEKLSARYAKAIVTNREIEPITRSGQLVHILTVATPAALSHSGHPAKRVFQALRIEVNQELSVLETAIPAALGKLALGGRIVVMSYQSLEDRIVKGFLQTGAASSAPVGLPVELEQFKPELKLLVRGAELASDEEKARNPRATPVRLRAAERIKVAA; via the coding sequence ATGACTCTCAACGACATTCACACCCCCGTACTCCTCGAACGCTGTGTCGAGCTTCTTGCTCCTGCACTCGAGAAGCCTGGTGCTGTACTGGTCGATGCCACCTTGGGTATGGGCGGCCACTCCGAAGCTTTCCTCACTCGCTTCCCTGAACTCACTCTCGTGGGTCTTGACCGTGACACTGACGCTCTGGCTATCGCCGGTGAGCGCCTGGCTCGCTTCGGTGACCGCGTTCACCTGGTCCACACCGTGTATGACGGTATCGCTGACGCGCTTGATGGCTTAGGTATAACTTCTGTTGACGGCATTCTGTTCGACCTCGGTGTTTCCTCATTGCAGCTTGACCGCGCAGAGCGTGGCTTTGCCTACTCACAGGATGCGCCGCTGGACATGCGCATGAACCAAACCGAGGGCATCACCGCCGCGGACGTCATCGCAACTTACAGCGAGCACGAACTGCGTAACATCTTCCACAAGTATGGAGATGAGAAGCTCTCTGCTCGCTATGCCAAGGCCATTGTGACCAACCGCGAGATCGAACCCATTACGCGTTCCGGTCAGCTCGTTCACATTCTGACTGTGGCAACCCCCGCAGCGCTCTCTCACTCCGGTCACCCCGCTAAGCGCGTCTTCCAGGCGTTGCGCATTGAAGTGAACCAGGAACTCTCTGTTCTCGAAACCGCGATTCCAGCGGCACTGGGCAAGTTGGCACTCGGTGGCCGCATCGTGGTCATGTCGTATCAATCCCTCGAAGATCGCATCGTCAAGGGATTCCTGCAGACCGGAGCTGCATCTTCAGCACCTGTTGGCCTTCCCGTCGAACTTGAACAGTTCAAGCCCGAACTCAAACTTCTCGTCCGTGGTGCAGAACTTGCTAGCGACGAAGAAAAAGCACGTAATCCTCGTGCCACGCCAGTACGTCTGCGTGCCGCCGAACGAATCAAGGTGGCGGCATGA
- a CDS encoding peptidoglycan D,D-transpeptidase FtsI family protein encodes MRKNPVTFRATVVLAFVVFLVSVFVIRLIDIQVIEAAALTQQSVDKRSIPTTVYAKRGQITDKNGIVLADSVMRYNVTVSPKNAKDFLRQTDRSEVTITPQQAAIEIGTLTGQKPEEILKIIADALAENPKSDFAYIKKAVDVDTFRALNALEIPWLFFEQAPGRTYPNGAVAGNLLGFVGADGLAQAGLETGWDSCVAGINGEEMYQRGADGVRIPGSTVTSVKSQNGGTLKLTIDSDLQWFVQQSLAKQVDKYSAAWGIAVVQEAKTGKLLAVADYPTLDPNNVDATADANRGSRAFMSPYEPGSTMKPITASMLIDTGVATPETQVWDPYYIKFPNGAEVTDAVMHGTLPLTLTGVIEQSSNVGMSQLGDTLAPDQRYDYMLKFGLSSVSASGYPAESAGILASSDAWDNQTHYTVTFGQGVATTAIQMSSAYQAIANNGKLIPATLVESCTMPDGTVVKPDVPETTQVIKPETARTTIGMMENFVTKGWITKEVTVPGYRVAMKTGTAQQPDGAGGYKAEYVVSNMGMIPADDPQYVITVVIAEPKITFTSMVVPPVFKAIEQQVIKRYRIKPSQGEAPDFPIRF; translated from the coding sequence GTGAGAAAAAACCCCGTCACATTCCGCGCAACTGTTGTGCTGGCGTTTGTGGTGTTCCTGGTGAGCGTTTTCGTTATTCGCCTGATCGATATTCAGGTCATTGAAGCAGCTGCGCTGACGCAACAGTCAGTAGACAAGCGTTCAATCCCGACAACCGTCTATGCCAAGCGTGGCCAAATCACGGACAAGAACGGCATCGTTCTTGCTGACAGCGTGATGCGTTACAACGTCACGGTTTCGCCCAAAAACGCTAAAGACTTCCTGCGTCAAACAGATCGCTCAGAGGTGACGATTACTCCTCAGCAAGCGGCAATTGAAATTGGAACCCTGACCGGGCAGAAGCCCGAAGAGATTCTCAAAATCATTGCTGATGCCCTGGCCGAGAACCCGAAGTCTGACTTTGCCTATATCAAGAAGGCTGTTGATGTAGACACCTTCCGGGCACTCAACGCACTTGAAATTCCGTGGTTGTTCTTCGAACAGGCCCCTGGCCGCACCTATCCCAATGGTGCTGTCGCGGGTAACTTGCTGGGATTTGTTGGTGCCGATGGCCTCGCTCAGGCAGGTCTGGAAACTGGTTGGGACAGCTGTGTTGCCGGCATCAACGGTGAAGAAATGTATCAACGCGGTGCTGATGGTGTTCGCATTCCAGGCAGTACCGTTACGAGTGTGAAGAGCCAAAACGGTGGAACGCTCAAGCTCACCATTGACTCTGATTTACAGTGGTTTGTTCAGCAATCACTGGCCAAGCAGGTAGATAAGTATTCTGCCGCGTGGGGCATTGCCGTAGTTCAGGAAGCAAAAACCGGAAAGCTGCTTGCTGTTGCCGATTACCCGACACTCGATCCCAACAATGTGGATGCTACGGCAGATGCAAACCGTGGTTCACGCGCCTTCATGAGCCCCTATGAGCCCGGTTCAACCATGAAGCCCATCACGGCGTCCATGTTGATTGATACAGGTGTTGCCACACCTGAGACCCAAGTCTGGGACCCCTACTACATCAAGTTTCCTAACGGTGCTGAAGTTACTGATGCTGTGATGCACGGAACACTTCCTCTGACATTGACCGGTGTGATTGAGCAGTCCTCGAACGTGGGAATGTCCCAGCTCGGTGACACATTGGCACCAGATCAGCGCTATGACTACATGCTCAAGTTTGGGCTTTCATCCGTTTCGGCATCTGGTTACCCAGCCGAGTCCGCCGGTATTTTGGCTTCATCTGATGCGTGGGATAACCAAACTCACTACACCGTGACCTTTGGTCAGGGTGTGGCAACCACAGCAATACAGATGTCCAGCGCTTACCAGGCCATTGCCAACAATGGAAAGTTGATTCCTGCCACCTTGGTGGAAAGCTGCACCATGCCAGATGGCACTGTGGTCAAGCCTGACGTTCCTGAGACCACTCAGGTCATTAAGCCAGAGACAGCACGAACAACCATCGGCATGATGGAAAACTTCGTGACCAAGGGATGGATTACCAAAGAAGTCACCGTTCCTGGATACCGAGTTGCCATGAAGACAGGTACTGCGCAACAGCCTGACGGCGCTGGTGGTTATAAAGCTGAGTATGTGGTGTCGAACATGGGTATGATTCCTGCCGATGATCCGCAGTACGTCATCACGGTGGTCATTGCCGAGCCCAAAATTACATTTACATCAATGGTTGTCCCACCCGTGTTCAAAGCGATCGAGCAACAGGTGATTAAGCGCTATCGCATCAAGCCTTCTCAGGGTGAAGCGCCAGACTTCCCAATCCGCTTCTAA
- a CDS encoding Mur ligase family protein, with translation MGAFVGSLRPEHPQPRALSGLVTELGLTTSDLLDDIEISGITLTTKDVRPGDVFVGMPGAKIHGASFAGAARDAGAVALLTDAAGADIAHECGIPIVIVPEVRASLGHIASWIYRNQDVDATVFGVTGTNGKTSVVYILSALLKQLGVTNGLSSTAERRIGDVAMVSGLTTPESTEVHALLARMCESSVRAVCLEVSAQAMTRHRVDGIHFDVVGFTNLSHDHLDDYVDFEDYYAAKAQLFNPDIASRGVVTVDDPWGVRLAEEALIPLTTVATIPNSVGWDTAQWKMTVTEQTQRETSFVLSGPDGRELTTSVPLLGSFMASNAALAIVMLVESGFDLEHIAHVVNAAGGIQVVVPGRTEIVSGESGPVFYLDYGHTPDAFSSLLTAVREVTPGKVVFLFGADGDRDKTKRHAMGKIAAEGADVVVITDYHPRTEDPAVIRAALREGATSAGSAAEIFEVADVQSAIARAIAEAGEGDAIIYAGPGHETEREVAGGTIAFNFREEIKAALTEAGYTPRGEHTA, from the coding sequence GTGGGTGCTTTTGTTGGGTCGTTAAGGCCTGAGCATCCTCAGCCACGTGCGCTGTCAGGTCTCGTCACAGAACTGGGACTCACCACCTCAGATCTTCTCGATGACATCGAAATATCGGGTATCACTCTCACCACCAAAGACGTTCGCCCAGGCGATGTCTTCGTTGGTATGCCCGGGGCCAAAATCCATGGGGCATCTTTCGCTGGCGCAGCCCGCGATGCAGGAGCAGTGGCGCTGCTCACTGATGCTGCAGGTGCTGACATTGCACACGAATGTGGTATTCCGATCGTGATTGTTCCTGAAGTTCGCGCATCCCTTGGACATATTGCGTCGTGGATTTATCGAAACCAGGATGTGGATGCCACCGTATTCGGCGTGACGGGCACAAACGGGAAAACCTCCGTCGTCTACATCCTGTCAGCTCTGCTGAAGCAACTCGGTGTCACGAATGGGTTGAGCTCCACAGCAGAACGCCGCATCGGAGATGTGGCCATGGTCAGCGGATTGACCACTCCAGAGTCAACTGAAGTGCACGCACTGTTAGCGCGCATGTGTGAATCGTCTGTGCGGGCTGTGTGTCTCGAGGTGTCTGCCCAAGCCATGACGCGTCACCGCGTCGACGGTATTCATTTCGATGTCGTGGGTTTCACCAACCTCAGTCACGATCACCTCGATGACTATGTGGACTTCGAGGACTACTACGCAGCTAAGGCTCAACTCTTCAACCCAGATATCGCCAGCAGAGGGGTTGTCACGGTTGACGACCCATGGGGTGTTCGCCTCGCTGAAGAGGCTCTTATTCCATTGACCACTGTGGCGACTATTCCCAACTCGGTTGGCTGGGATACAGCCCAGTGGAAGATGACTGTCACAGAGCAGACTCAGCGTGAGACCTCGTTTGTGCTGAGTGGCCCAGACGGCCGAGAACTGACAACGTCGGTTCCTTTGTTGGGCAGCTTCATGGCTTCTAACGCAGCTCTGGCCATTGTCATGCTGGTCGAGTCAGGTTTTGATTTAGAGCACATTGCACACGTGGTTAATGCCGCTGGCGGTATCCAGGTGGTTGTTCCTGGCCGCACCGAGATTGTCTCGGGGGAGTCCGGCCCTGTTTTCTATCTTGATTACGGTCACACTCCCGATGCCTTCTCGAGTTTGTTGACAGCAGTACGCGAGGTGACTCCCGGCAAGGTTGTCTTCCTCTTCGGTGCTGATGGAGACCGCGATAAAACTAAGCGTCATGCCATGGGCAAGATTGCTGCCGAAGGCGCAGACGTAGTTGTCATTACGGATTACCACCCCCGCACGGAAGACCCTGCCGTGATTCGCGCCGCACTGCGTGAAGGCGCCACATCAGCAGGCAGTGCAGCTGAGATTTTTGAAGTCGCCGATGTTCAATCGGCTATTGCTCGGGCCATTGCTGAGGCAGGAGAAGGCGATGCCATCATTTATGCCGGTCCAGGTCATGAAACCGAGCGTGAAGTTGCTGGTGGAACTATCGCTTTTAACTTCCGTGAAGAAATTAAAGCTGCTCTTACTGAGGCTGGCTACACCCCTCGAGGAGAGCACACCGCATGA
- a CDS encoding UDP-N-acetylmuramoyl-tripeptide--D-alanyl-D-alanine ligase codes for MISMTLADIAQTMQGTLILGSTGSNADTVISGLTDTDSRLITPGDIFVAKPGEFTDGHLFIPAAVENGAAVVIVDHEVETTVPQIVVDDTVVAMGRLATEVVARVRAKGNLTVVGITGSNGKTTTKNLVASMCERVGPTVFPRDSFNNEVGTPITMLKITEDTRYLVLELGASGKGHIKRMTDMVRPDIAAVLMIGLAHAGEFGGIETTVESKRELIESLGPDGIAILNLDDPRVMSMASAAPGEIITFGHSPEANVRVSDITSSIEGTEFELHTPAGDAHVRFKVLGEHHAMNAAAATAIALTLGFELELIVASLESVIRAEHWRMELMGGNGVTIINDAYNASPDSMAAALKTLRQVAGPENRTIAVLGEMAELGEYAGEEQDRLALLIVRLGIDQLVVVGDGARRLHISAINEGSWDGESKFYSTPDEAYDYLSSLLCAGDIVLVKSSNSAKLRFLGDRLGEAYA; via the coding sequence ATGATTTCGATGACATTGGCAGACATCGCTCAGACGATGCAGGGAACACTTATTCTGGGAAGCACAGGGTCAAATGCTGACACCGTGATCTCGGGGCTAACTGACACTGACTCGCGTTTGATTACTCCAGGCGACATCTTTGTGGCGAAGCCGGGTGAATTCACCGATGGGCACTTGTTCATTCCTGCAGCGGTCGAAAACGGAGCTGCGGTTGTCATTGTTGACCACGAAGTCGAGACCACCGTTCCCCAGATTGTTGTTGATGACACCGTCGTAGCAATGGGAAGGCTTGCCACAGAGGTAGTCGCGCGTGTGCGGGCCAAGGGGAACCTCACCGTTGTGGGCATTACCGGATCTAACGGAAAAACAACCACGAAGAACCTCGTTGCCAGCATGTGTGAACGAGTGGGGCCCACAGTATTCCCTCGGGATTCGTTCAACAATGAGGTGGGCACACCCATCACGATGTTGAAAATTACCGAAGACACTCGTTACTTAGTTCTCGAACTTGGAGCAAGCGGTAAGGGACACATCAAGCGGATGACCGATATGGTCCGCCCTGATATTGCCGCTGTGCTGATGATTGGATTGGCTCATGCCGGCGAATTCGGTGGCATTGAAACCACTGTTGAGTCAAAGCGGGAATTGATCGAATCACTGGGTCCTGACGGCATTGCTATCTTGAACCTCGATGATCCTCGTGTGATGTCGATGGCATCTGCAGCACCAGGTGAAATCATCACCTTCGGTCATAGTCCAGAAGCCAATGTTCGAGTGAGCGACATCACGTCCTCGATTGAAGGAACTGAGTTCGAACTTCACACCCCTGCCGGCGACGCACACGTTCGCTTCAAAGTTCTCGGTGAACATCACGCGATGAATGCCGCTGCTGCAACAGCGATTGCCTTGACTCTGGGCTTTGAGCTGGAGCTCATTGTTGCCAGCCTGGAGTCTGTCATTCGTGCTGAGCACTGGCGCATGGAGCTCATGGGAGGCAACGGCGTCACCATCATCAACGACGCGTATAACGCCAGTCCAGATTCCATGGCAGCTGCATTGAAGACGTTGCGCCAAGTGGCAGGTCCTGAAAATCGCACCATCGCGGTTCTGGGTGAGATGGCGGAGTTGGGCGAATATGCCGGCGAAGAACAGGACAGATTGGCCCTGTTGATTGTGCGCCTGGGAATCGACCAACTGGTCGTTGTGGGGGACGGAGCACGTCGACTCCACATCTCTGCCATCAACGAGGGATCCTGGGATGGTGAGTCGAAGTTCTACTCGACCCCAGACGAGGCATACGATTACCTATCGAGCCTGCTTTGTGCAGGAGACATTGTTCTGGTGAAGTCGTCGAACTCGGCGAAACTCCGGTTCCTGGGAGATCGGTTAGGAGAGGCATACGCGTGA
- the mraY gene encoding phospho-N-acetylmuramoyl-pentapeptide-transferase: MSTLLLAGALSLLFTLLMTPVFIRIFRRVGWGQFISDGGPDAHHAKKGTPTMGGIVVVVGVVIAYFLASLLTGSTIELPAILVLFLMTGLGLVGFIDDFIKTHKQRSLGLSGWPKVFGQVIVAVIFGLLAINFPDENGITPASMSISFIRNTHFNFAVLGGWLAVFAFLVWVILIVTSTSNAVNLTDGLDGLATGASIFTIGSFVIINFWQQNQSCFSGRLDPQVAYKCYDVRDPLDLAIVAAAIVGGLIGFLWWNTSPAQIFLGDTGSMALGGALAALAILSQTELLLVILAGLFVIDTGSVIVQRGYFKLTKGKRIFLMSPIHHHFELKGWAEVTVVVRFWIISALFVITGVGMFYLEWLTR; encoded by the coding sequence GTGAGTACCCTTCTTCTCGCCGGCGCACTCTCGCTGCTTTTCACCCTCTTGATGACTCCGGTCTTCATTCGTATCTTCCGCCGCGTGGGCTGGGGCCAGTTCATCAGTGATGGTGGACCTGATGCTCACCACGCCAAGAAGGGCACCCCCACCATGGGTGGCATTGTCGTCGTGGTTGGCGTGGTGATTGCGTATTTCCTCGCATCGCTCCTCACGGGCTCCACCATTGAACTGCCTGCCATTTTGGTGCTGTTCCTAATGACCGGTCTGGGCTTGGTTGGGTTCATTGATGACTTCATCAAGACTCACAAGCAGCGTTCCCTGGGCCTTTCGGGTTGGCCCAAGGTGTTTGGCCAAGTCATCGTTGCGGTGATCTTTGGTTTGTTGGCCATTAACTTCCCCGATGAAAACGGCATCACCCCTGCGTCGATGAGTATTTCCTTCATCCGCAACACCCACTTCAACTTCGCTGTTCTCGGTGGATGGCTTGCTGTGTTTGCGTTTTTGGTGTGGGTTATCTTGATTGTGACCAGCACTTCAAATGCAGTGAACCTCACGGATGGTTTGGATGGTCTGGCAACCGGCGCATCCATCTTCACCATTGGTTCATTCGTCATTATCAACTTCTGGCAGCAGAACCAGTCTTGCTTCAGTGGACGTCTCGACCCCCAGGTTGCCTATAAGTGTTATGACGTTCGTGATCCTCTGGATCTCGCCATCGTGGCAGCAGCCATCGTGGGTGGTTTGATTGGTTTCCTGTGGTGGAACACCTCGCCTGCACAAATCTTCCTCGGTGACACCGGCTCGATGGCTCTCGGTGGTGCACTGGCAGCCCTGGCGATCCTCAGCCAGACCGAACTTCTTCTGGTCATCCTCGCTGGCCTCTTTGTCATCGACACCGGTTCGGTCATTGTTCAGCGCGGTTACTTCAAGCTGACCAAGGGTAAGCGCATCTTCTTGATGTCACCCATTCACCACCACTTTGAGCTTAAGGGCTGGGCAGAAGTGACCGTCGTGGTTCGCTTCTGGATCATTTCCGCACTGTTTGTAATTACCGGTGTGGGCATGTTCTATCTCGAGTGGCTTACTCGCTAA
- the murD gene encoding UDP-N-acetylmuramoyl-L-alanine--D-glutamate ligase, giving the protein MTSPRDLSTLNSWHADWSGLRVGVLGLGVTGFSVADTLAELGAKVMVVASGADELRITMVDVIGATYVQERSGEDVPHELVEFDPELIVVSPGYHPDHEILLWAAARNIPIWGDIELAWRVRDKVKAAEWLAVTGTNGKTTTVQLTAAMLAAAGYRVAPCGNIGVPVLDAVRDPQGFDVFVVELSSYQLHWMTGVHPYSSAVLNIADDHLDWHGSFEAYVAAKAKIYENTQVACVYNKADKVTERMVENADVMEGARAIGFDLGAPGKSDLGVVDGILCDRAFLDDRHSTALEITTIRDLEERGLAAPHIVANILAASALARSFGAPTEAIYEALKTFSLDSHRNEVVASVGEITWIDDSKATNPHAADASLTANESIVWIVGGLLKGVNIDELVSRHAHRLRGAVIIGVDREPVKAAFERHAPGVTALEVEADDTSDVMVHAVNLAADLAHSGDVVLLAPAAASMDQFTDYAERGRLFAQAVRDKVGGEADGDSASH; this is encoded by the coding sequence ATGACCTCGCCACGCGATCTGAGCACTCTGAATAGTTGGCATGCCGACTGGTCAGGGTTACGTGTTGGTGTCTTAGGACTGGGCGTCACCGGCTTCTCCGTTGCTGACACTTTGGCTGAACTTGGTGCGAAAGTCATGGTTGTTGCTTCCGGAGCAGACGAGCTCCGCATCACCATGGTTGACGTTATTGGGGCAACGTATGTTCAAGAACGCTCGGGTGAAGATGTTCCCCACGAGCTGGTCGAATTTGATCCTGAGCTCATTGTTGTCTCTCCGGGGTATCACCCCGACCACGAGATTCTTCTATGGGCGGCAGCTCGCAACATTCCCATCTGGGGAGATATCGAGCTGGCTTGGCGGGTGCGAGACAAGGTCAAGGCAGCCGAGTGGCTTGCCGTCACCGGCACCAACGGTAAAACGACAACAGTTCAGCTCACCGCTGCCATGCTGGCTGCTGCCGGGTATCGTGTTGCACCGTGTGGCAATATCGGCGTTCCTGTTCTTGACGCAGTTCGTGATCCTCAGGGCTTTGACGTCTTTGTGGTGGAACTCTCCAGCTACCAACTGCATTGGATGACGGGCGTTCACCCCTATTCATCTGCTGTGTTGAACATTGCTGATGACCACCTGGACTGGCACGGCTCCTTCGAGGCATATGTTGCCGCTAAGGCCAAGATTTATGAGAACACCCAGGTGGCGTGCGTCTATAACAAGGCAGATAAAGTCACCGAGCGCATGGTTGAAAATGCGGACGTGATGGAAGGCGCCAGGGCTATTGGCTTTGACTTGGGAGCGCCGGGAAAGAGCGACTTGGGAGTCGTCGATGGCATTTTGTGTGACCGCGCATTCCTCGATGATCGTCATTCCACTGCCCTGGAAATCACCACAATTCGCGACCTTGAAGAACGGGGCTTGGCCGCTCCCCACATCGTGGCCAATATTTTGGCGGCAAGTGCTCTCGCGCGCTCGTTTGGGGCGCCAACTGAGGCAATCTATGAAGCTTTGAAGACGTTCAGCCTCGACTCACACCGCAATGAAGTTGTGGCATCCGTGGGGGAGATCACCTGGATTGATGACTCCAAAGCGACAAACCCTCATGCTGCTGATGCTTCACTGACTGCCAACGAATCCATCGTGTGGATCGTGGGGGGATTGCTCAAGGGTGTGAACATTGATGAACTCGTTTCCCGCCATGCACATCGCCTTCGCGGTGCTGTGATTATTGGCGTGGACCGCGAACCTGTGAAAGCGGCATTCGAGCGACACGCGCCCGGGGTCACCGCGCTCGAGGTGGAGGCGGATGACACTAGTGATGTCATGGTTCACGCCGTGAACTTGGCCGCAGATTTAGCACACAGCGGTGACGTGGTGTTGTTGGCTCCAGCTGCAGCTTCGATGGATCAATTCACTGACTATGCCGAGCGAGGACGCCTCTTCGCACAGGCTGTTCGAGACAAAGTTGGAGGTGAGGCGGATGGCGACTCCGCCTCGCACTAG
- a CDS encoding peptidoglycan glycosyltransferase FtsW gives MATPPRTSQPRRPSATPRTSTRPAPQASTPTRPGGLATRFKLEKAFKAESPNFYLLAGVTLFTVILGLIMVLSASAVDSFLQDGGFFSGFFKQAIAAFVALPLMLGISRLPLVFFRKWANIALFITIGLQLLVFTPLGVESGGNRNWLDVGIQFQPSEMIKLTIAVWLGVNLPAIIDRVGPYSFRIFGGIFPVYIAMFVVLLGQDLGTVIILFAIVLGCLAFSGVAGRMIGVPMVLGAVGVLFMALISPNRMARIMSFLNENCTDYTNACWQPLHGKWALANGGIFGVGLGQSKAKWSWLPAADNDYIFAIIGEELGMIGCLVVIALFVTLAVAFVRIIRQAQDPLVRIVTGGIMIWIVGQAFVNIGVVVGVLPVLGVPLPLLSSGGSALIMTLLAIGVVLSFTKDEKPIKRTRSRSQPRTQNRTKTPQARTRQPQSGRS, from the coding sequence ATGGCGACTCCGCCTCGCACTAGCCAGCCCCGCAGACCATCTGCCACTCCTCGCACGTCAACTCGCCCGGCGCCACAGGCTTCAACCCCTACCCGTCCAGGTGGTCTTGCCACACGCTTCAAGCTGGAGAAAGCGTTCAAGGCAGAATCGCCCAACTTCTATCTCCTCGCGGGTGTGACTCTCTTCACTGTGATTCTGGGTTTGATCATGGTGTTGTCCGCCTCGGCCGTGGACTCGTTTTTGCAAGATGGCGGATTCTTTAGCGGATTTTTCAAGCAAGCAATTGCGGCATTCGTAGCTCTTCCCCTGATGCTGGGCATCAGCCGCCTTCCATTGGTGTTCTTCCGTAAGTGGGCAAACATTGCCCTGTTTATCACCATCGGTTTACAGCTCTTGGTGTTTACCCCTCTGGGTGTTGAATCCGGTGGTAACAGAAACTGGCTCGATGTGGGTATTCAGTTCCAGCCCTCCGAGATGATCAAGCTCACCATTGCGGTGTGGCTTGGGGTGAACCTGCCAGCGATTATTGACCGCGTTGGTCCCTACAGCTTCCGCATCTTTGGTGGAATCTTCCCTGTCTACATCGCCATGTTTGTGGTTCTTCTGGGTCAAGACCTGGGAACAGTCATCATCTTGTTTGCCATTGTGTTGGGCTGCTTGGCATTCTCTGGAGTTGCCGGTCGCATGATCGGTGTGCCCATGGTGTTGGGTGCGGTTGGCGTGCTCTTTATGGCACTGATTAGCCCCAACCGTATGGCGCGCATCATGTCGTTCTTGAATGAGAACTGTACTGACTACACCAATGCGTGTTGGCAGCCGCTCCACGGCAAGTGGGCACTGGCCAACGGCGGCATCTTTGGTGTTGGCTTGGGGCAATCTAAAGCCAAATGGTCCTGGCTGCCTGCGGCAGATAACGACTACATTTTCGCCATCATCGGTGAAGAGCTGGGCATGATCGGGTGCCTGGTTGTCATCGCCCTGTTCGTGACCCTGGCGGTGGCATTCGTGCGCATTATTCGCCAAGCACAGGACCCCCTTGTCCGCATTGTGACCGGTGGAATCATGATCTGGATTGTGGGTCAGGCATTCGTGAACATCGGTGTTGTGGTGGGAGTACTTCCCGTTCTCGGTGTTCCCTTGCCGTTGCTGAGTTCTGGCGGTTCGGCGCTGATTATGACCTTGCTTGCCATCGGCGTGGTGCTCTCGTTCACTAAGGACGAGAAACCCATCAAGCGGACTCGCTCTCGGAGCCAGCCACGAACCCAGAATCGCACGAAAACTCCTCAGGCACGCACCCGCCAGCCCCAATCAGGTCGCAGCTGA
- a CDS encoding UDP-N-acetylglucosamine--N-acetylmuramyl-(pentapeptide) pyrophosphoryl-undecaprenol N-acetylglucosamine transferase, with protein MTSYLLAGGGTAGHVNPMLAMADELRRRDPAAQIVCVGTAEGLESTLVPARGFELVTIPRIPFPRIRGLVSSSKRFIAGWPQAVKTISQLITDRHVDVVIGVGGYSAAPAYAAARKAGIPFVIHEANAKPGLANRWGALRTPYVGVTFEGTPLPHATTVGTPLRKEIETLDIPAARSAAREHFGLEVHRPVLVVTSGSQGARSINTTIAESAADIVAAGYQVLHIVGQNKPEALPSLPGYIALDYCDRMDLALAAANMVVSRAGSATVSELSALGVPAVYVPYPVGNGEQRFNAAGVVKAGGGVMVSDAHFTPAWVNSTLIPLLRDEAALEKMGTQAASVGMRDGTARMMNLIDAALSSA; from the coding sequence ATGACGAGTTATCTCCTGGCTGGTGGTGGCACTGCCGGGCACGTGAACCCCATGCTCGCCATGGCGGATGAACTGCGTCGCAGAGATCCGGCGGCCCAGATTGTGTGCGTCGGAACGGCTGAAGGCCTGGAATCTACATTGGTGCCTGCGCGTGGATTTGAACTCGTCACCATTCCGAGGATCCCTTTTCCCCGCATCCGTGGATTAGTTTCCTCCTCCAAGCGCTTCATCGCTGGCTGGCCTCAAGCAGTGAAGACGATCTCTCAGCTCATTACTGACCGACATGTTGATGTCGTTATTGGTGTGGGTGGATATAGCGCGGCACCGGCTTATGCCGCTGCTCGCAAAGCAGGTATTCCATTCGTTATTCACGAAGCCAATGCCAAGCCTGGTTTAGCCAACAGATGGGGCGCTCTGCGCACCCCTTACGTGGGTGTCACCTTCGAGGGAACTCCATTGCCTCATGCCACGACTGTGGGAACTCCGCTTCGGAAAGAAATCGAGACCCTCGATATTCCAGCAGCACGTTCTGCTGCCCGTGAGCATTTTGGTCTAGAAGTTCACCGGCCTGTCCTCGTGGTCACTAGCGGTTCTCAGGGAGCCAGATCCATCAACACCACCATTGCAGAATCAGCCGCGGACATTGTGGCCGCGGGGTATCAGGTCCTGCATATTGTTGGGCAAAACAAGCCCGAGGCGCTGCCCTCACTACCTGGATACATTGCTCTGGACTACTGCGATCGAATGGATCTCGCACTGGCGGCAGCAAACATGGTGGTCTCTCGTGCTGGTTCGGCTACGGTGTCGGAACTCTCGGCACTGGGAGTTCCGGCTGTCTACGTGCCCTATCCGGTGGGTAATGGCGAACAGCGTTTCAATGCGGCCGGTGTGGTGAAGGCCGGGGGAGGCGTGATGGTCTCTGATGCACACTTCACACCTGCCTGGGTGAACTCGACTCTGATTCCACTGTTACGTGATGAAGCTGCCCTTGAAAAGATGGGCACTCAGGCTGCGAGCGTGGGCATGCGCGATGGAACTGCTCGCATGATGAATCTCATCGACGCCGCCCTGTCATCGGCTTAG